A section of the Sebastes fasciatus isolate fSebFas1 chromosome 21, fSebFas1.pri, whole genome shotgun sequence genome encodes:
- the nktr gene encoding NK-tumor recognition protein isoform X3 — MCLSCYCNNGFLVNSPVSMYDSVDLHFSIVYSAVFYLVSGFIKSAWRVGILFTESYNLPALKFSTYSFIYRVVFCKNEDENFILKHDRAFLLSMANRGKDTNASQFFITTKMAPHLDGVHVVFGLVISGFEVIKKVEGLKTDSASRPYADVRVMDCGQLFTKSANDVLEGKRKRTNHPADSALNSHDSSSQFSSSFGSESESDEKHKHRKHKRHATSKRSKKRRRESKKEKNVDVLPSKQSSHSPVEGEMLEAVSDVEGEKEPSGRREKPVVRPEEIPPVPENRFLLRRDMPSQDDKTEIVEKDEASLSADQKPAVSKSGRKIKGRGTMRYHTPTRSKSCSASVEERGSSETPPHWKEEMKRTKVYQPPSVERWSKGDKLNDHSSSRWDDRSDSVWSRSAEHSSDRSSERSSLRRQQKKEKKKAKHKKKAKKQKRGKKKSSENKPQEPLPSVGEKSVSSERKSRSRSPSRSSSNQHKSPTRRRRRSSLSFRDSRSYSKSYTSSRSRSRGRSRSYSRSRSLSRSRSRSFSRSRSQSYSRSRSRSRSRYRSRSLSPTRKKSSSRSPRKRKASKPKADAMMPEKLPESKVKPVPRLPSVPAPESAPVIPMSDSPPPSRWKPDQKPWKPSYIHIQEIKAKVATNYAAGQTAASVSEKAPTSVAPKCLPGDSESHKSAGRSHSRSTRSKSYSRSYSRSRSRSYSRSRSRSPHQYNSRSSSYSRSDSENSQKACSNKKNSLDKEWKEYYSSLRRIKNLDKYISLTGSQDAQSGSEKGASCGRSPDISDSLEKIKETQDQETKHHGSMPAESFNSRSEWDSDSDKVSQSNSAALSKKKKQAAQSSEVLDKKLSALTGWNSESDSENITAKTLAISEKEEGEASSESDYETSKKTSEAVAELAHKIAAAAAAAAAAAAAAAADGDKSEEKPEKAAEPEKHKSKKKAKRKHKRKRRSENKSGKDKGKRSKRKHLKLKETFHWQPPLEFGDEEEEDESKREKRSPGRAVKARPGVGDEKLTSLNKNPTREKERAQQRAKECINKNPKHTEPHLQSSNRNGADLPSVKEQEALDDMDICTPDHNAEIVEPPVMQDLYNNAPELTLKSTSKSSDMASRDSALPHSKEQPSLTSTTAAGGPQDEAGKPTGTAINFKWRPLKGMSALQNVNVPPVATKNVQLQENLNPNTQAVRMEIKSKSRVRPGSLFDEVRKTARLNQRPRNQESSSEERSPSVGNTRATSRTRSPKKSHSVSSHRSRSRGWSHSYSRSRSRSRSSSSSSRSRSRSRRRRGRGRSRSRSSRYHRSHSRTYSRSHSRSRSYNRRRRSRSDSYDSYSSRSRSASRRRGRRRSDSYRSSDRRSRSYRSSSRSTSRRRSHSRSSRYS, encoded by the exons ATGTGCCTGTCGTGCTACTGTAATAATGGGTTTCTTGTGAATTCTCCTGTATCCATGTATGACTCCGTTGACCTTCACTTTTCCATTGTATATAGTGCTGTCTTCTATTTAGTATCAGGCTTTATCAAATCAGCATGGAGAGTAGGTATTCTCTTTACTGAAAGCTACAATCTTCCTGCCCTAAAATTTTCaacatattcttttatttatagagtGGTCTTTTGCAAAAACGAAG ACGAGAACTTCATTCTCAAACACGACAGAGCCTTCCTGTTGTCGATGGCCAATCGTGGGAAGGACACCAACGCTTCGCAGTTTTTCAT CACAACCAAGATGGCGCCTCATCTCGATGG AGTCCACGTCGTCTTTGGTCTGGTCATCTCCGGCTTTGAGGTGATAAAGAAGGTCGAGGGGCTGAAGACTGATTCAGCCAGCAGACCCTACGCTGATGTGAGAGTGATGGACTGTGGACAACTTTTCACCAAGTCCGCTAATGACG TACTTGAAGGCAAGAGGAAAAGAACCAATCATCCGGCTGACTCGGCCCTCAATTCCCACGACTCGTCCTCTCAGTTCTCCTCTTCATTTGGATCTGAAAGCGAATCAGATGAAAAGCACAAACATCGCAAGCACAAGAGACATGCAACGAGTAAACGGTCtaaaaagagaaggagggaatCAAAGAAGGAGAAGAATGTTGATGTTCTGCCCTCCAAACAAAG CTCTCACAGTCCTGTGGAAGGAGAGATGTTGGAGGCAGTCAGTGATGTTGAGGGAGAGAAGGAGCCGagtgggaggagggagaagcCTGTAGTCCGACCAGAGGAAATCCCACCGGTGCCCGAGAACCGCTTCCTGCTGCGACGGGACATGCCATCTCAGGATGATAAAACAGAGAT AGTTGAGAAAGATGAAGCGTCTCTTTCAGCTGACCAGAAACCAGCCGTCTCCAAGTCTGGACGGAAGATTAAAGGCAGAGGAACAATG AGATATCACACCCCCACAAGATCTAAATCGTGCTCTGCATCTGTGGAAGAACGCGGCAGCAGTGAAACTCCGCCACACTGGaaagaagagatgaagagaaCCAAAGTTTATCAACCGCCGAGTGTCGAGAGATGGAGCAAAGGAGACAA ATTGAATGACCATTCCTCAAGCAGATGGGACGACAGGAGCGACTCAGTGTGGTCCCGGTCTGCAGAACACTCCTCGGACCGCAGCTCCGAGAGGTCCAGCCTGCGCCGCCagcagaagaaagagaagaagaaagccaAACACAAGAAGAAGGCCAAAAAACAGAAACGTGGCAAGAAGAAGAGCTCTGAGAACAAACCTCAAGAGCCTCTCCCCTCAGTGGGTGAGAAGTCGGTGTCTTCAGAAAGAAAGTCCAGATCCCGCTCTCCATCCCGCTCCTCTTCAAATCAGCATAAGTCACCCACTCGGAGGAGACGGCGGTCCTCGCTGTCTTTCAGAGACTCACGATCCTACTCTAAATCCTACACATCCAGTCGGTCCAGATCAAGAGGGAGGTCCAGGTCTTATTCAAGATCCAGAAGCCTTTCTAGGTCTAGAAGTCGGTCTTTTTCTAGATCCAGATCTCAGTCCTATTCCCGATCCAGATCAAGATCAAGATCCAGGTACAGATCTAGGTCTTTGTCTCCAACCAGAAAGAAGAGTTCATCCAGATCCCCAAGAAAGAGGAAAGCCAGCAAGCCCAAAGCGGACGCCATGATGCCCGAGAAGCTTCCAGAGAGCAAGGTTAAGCCCGTCCCCAGACTCCCGAGCGTCCCTGCTCCTGAAAGCGCCCCTGTGATCCCCATGAGCGACAGTCCCCCACCCTCACGCTGGAAACCCGACCAAAAGCCCTGGAAGCCCTCTTACATCCACATTCAGGAGATTAAAGCTAAAGTAGCTACCAACTACGCCGCTGGACAAACAGCAGCGAGTGTTTCAGAAAAAGCTCCAACTTCCGTCGCACCAAAGTGTCTGCCTGGTGACTCTGAAAGCCACAAATCTGCAGGGCGCTCACACAGCAGGTCCACCAGAAGCAAGTCCTACAGCCGCTCGTACAGTCGCTCAAGGAGCAGAAGTTAcagcaggtccaggtccagaTCCCCTCATCAGTATAACAGCAGGTCGTCCTCCTACAGCAGATCAGACTCTGAAAACTCCCAGAAGGCATGCAGCAACAAGAAGAACTCACTAGACAAGGAATGGAAAGAGTATTACAGCTCTCTGAGGAGGATAAAGAATTTAGATAAGTACATTTCACTCACCGGCAGTCAGGATGCTCAGTCAGGATCGGAGAAGGGGGCAAGCTGTGGGCGTAGTCCTGATATCAGCGACTCTTTGgagaaaataaaagagacacaggatcaAGAGACGAAGCATCACGGCTCAATGCCGGCAGAGAGCTTTAACAGCAGGTCTGAATGGGACAGTGACAGTGATAAAGTGAGCCAAAGCAACAGCGCTGCCCtgtcaaaaaagaagaaacaggcAGCTCAGTCCAGCGAGGTGCTTGACAAGAAGTTGTCTGCTCTCACTGGATGGAATTCAGAAAGCGATTCTGAAAATATAACCGCCAAGACGTTGGCCATATCTgaaaaagaggaaggagaggctAGTTCAGAATCAGACTATGAGACCTCCAAGAAGACGTCGGAGGCAGTGGCCGAGTTGGCACACAAgatcgctgctgctgctgctgctgctgctgctgctgctgctgcagctgctgctgacgGTGATAAGTCAGAGGAAAAACCTGAGAAGGCCGCAGAGCCCGAGAAGCACAAGAGCAAGAAGAAGGCCAAACGTAAGCACAAACGAAAACGAAGAAGTGAGAACAAAAGCGGTAAGGACAAAGGAAAGAGATCGAAGAGGAAACATCTGAAGCTCAAAGAGACTTTTCACTGGCAGCCTCCTTTGGAGTTCGGagacgaggaagaagaggatgaatCGAAACGAGAGAAACGAAGTCCTGGTAGAGCTGTCAAAGCGAGGCCTGGTGTAGGCGATGAAAAATTAACCTCTTTAAACAAGAATCCgaccagagaaaaagagagggcgCAACAGAGAGCAAAAGAATGTATCAACAAAAACCccaaacacactgagcctcaTCTTCAGTCGTCCAACAGGAACGGTGCTGATTTACCCAGCGTCAAAGAGCAGGAGGCGTTAGATGATATGGACATTTGTACCCCAGATCATAATGCTGAAATTGTAGAACCTCCAGTTATGCAGGATTTGTATAATAACGCCCCCGAGTTAACCCTAAAATCTACCTCAAAGTCTTCAGATATGGCGAGCAGAGATAGTGCTTTACCCCACAGCAAAGAGCAGCCTTCTCTTACCTCCACGACAGCAGCTGGTGGACCACAAGATGAAGCTGGTAAACCTACCGGCACCGCCATTAATTTCAAATGGAGGCCTTTGAAAGGAATGTCAGCTCTACAGAACGTCAATGTGCCGCCTGTCGCCACAAAAAACGTCCAACTTCAGGAGAACCTGAACCCCAACACGCAGGCAGTGAGGATGGAGATAAAAAGCAAAAGCCGGGTCCGGCCGGGATCGCTGTTCGACGAGGTTCGTAAGACGGCGCGGCTCAACCAGAGGCCGAGAAACCAGGAGAGCTCTAGCGAGGAGAGATCCCCCTCTGTGGGAAACACACGGGCGACGTCCCGCACGCGGTCCCCGAAGAAGTCGCACTCCGTTTCCAGTCACCGGTCCCGCTCCAGAGGCTGGTCCCACTCCTACAGCAGGTCCAGGAGCAGATCCCgcagctccagctcctcctccag GAGCCGTAGCAGGAGTCGGAGGAGACGTGGAAGAGGACGGTCGCGCTCTCGTAGCAGCAGAtatcacaggagtcacag TCGGACGTACAGTAGAAGTCATTCCAGAAGTCGCTCATATAATCGCCGTCGGAGATCCAG GTCGGACTCCTACGACAGCTATTCCAGTCGGAGTCGCAGTGCGAGCAGGAGACGAGGGCGCAGACGAAGTGACAGCTACAGGAGTTCGGACCGCCGATCCCG GTCGTACCGCTCCTCCAGCCGCAGTACTTCCAGGCGCAGAAGTCACAGTCGCAGCAGTCGGTACAGTTGA
- the nktr gene encoding NK-tumor recognition protein isoform X6 yields MAPHLDGVHVVFGLVISGFEVIKKVEGLKTDSASRPYADVRVMDCGQLFTKSANDVLEGKRKRTNHPADSALNSHDSSSQFSSSFGSESESDEKHKHRKHKRHATSKRSKKRRRESKKEKNVDVLPSKQSSHSPVEGEMLEAVSDVEGEKEPSGRREKPVVRPEEIPPVPENRFLLRRDMPSQDDKTEIVEKDEASLSADQKPAVSKSGRKIKGRGTMRYHTPTRSKSCSASVEERGSSETPPHWKEEMKRTKVYQPPSVERWSKGDKLNDHSSSRWDDRSDSVWSRSAEHSSDRSSERSSLRRQQKKEKKKAKHKKKAKKQKRGKKKSSENKPQEPLPSVGEKSVSSERKSRSRSPSRSSSNQHKSPTRRRRRSSLSFRDSRSYSKSYTSSRSRSRGRSRSYSRSRSLSRSRSRSFSRSRSQSYSRSRSRSRSRYRSRSLSPTRKKSSSRSPRKRKASKPKADAMMPEKLPESKVKPVPRLPSVPAPESAPVIPMSDSPPPSRWKPDQKPWKPSYIHIQEIKAKVATNYAAGQTAASVSEKAPTSVAPKCLPGDSESHKSAGRSHSRSTRSKSYSRSYSRSRSRSYSRSRSRSPHQYNSRSSSYSRSDSENSQKACSNKKNSLDKEWKEYYSSLRRIKNLDKYISLTGSQDAQSGSEKGASCGRSPDISDSLEKIKETQDQETKHHGSMPAESFNSRSEWDSDSDKVSQSNSAALSKKKKQAAQSSEVLDKKLSALTGWNSESDSENITAKTLAISEKEEGEASSESDYETSKKTSEAVAELAHKIAAAAAAAAAAAAAAAADGDKSEEKPEKAAEPEKHKSKKKAKRKHKRKRRSENKSGKDKGKRSKRKHLKLKETFHWQPPLEFGDEEEEDESKREKRSPGRAVKARPGVGDEKLTSLNKNPTREKERAQQRAKECINKNPKHTEPHLQSSNRNGADLPSVKEQEALDDMDICTPDHNAEIVEPPVMQDLYNNAPELTLKSTSKSSDMASRDSALPHSKEQPSLTSTTAAGGPQDEAGKPTGTAINFKWRPLKGMSALQNVNVPPVATKNVQLQENLNPNTQAVRMEIKSKSRVRPGSLFDEVRKTARLNQRPRNQESSSEERSPSVGNTRATSRTRSPKKSHSVSSHRSRSRGWSHSYSRSRSRSRSSSSSSRSRSRSRRRRGRGRSRSRSSRYHRSHSRTYSRSHSRSRSYNRRRRSRSDSYDSYSSRSRSASRRRGRRRSDSYRSSDRRSRSYRSSSRSTSRRRSHSRSSRYS; encoded by the exons ATGGCGCCTCATCTCGATGG AGTCCACGTCGTCTTTGGTCTGGTCATCTCCGGCTTTGAGGTGATAAAGAAGGTCGAGGGGCTGAAGACTGATTCAGCCAGCAGACCCTACGCTGATGTGAGAGTGATGGACTGTGGACAACTTTTCACCAAGTCCGCTAATGACG TACTTGAAGGCAAGAGGAAAAGAACCAATCATCCGGCTGACTCGGCCCTCAATTCCCACGACTCGTCCTCTCAGTTCTCCTCTTCATTTGGATCTGAAAGCGAATCAGATGAAAAGCACAAACATCGCAAGCACAAGAGACATGCAACGAGTAAACGGTCtaaaaagagaaggagggaatCAAAGAAGGAGAAGAATGTTGATGTTCTGCCCTCCAAACAAAG CTCTCACAGTCCTGTGGAAGGAGAGATGTTGGAGGCAGTCAGTGATGTTGAGGGAGAGAAGGAGCCGagtgggaggagggagaagcCTGTAGTCCGACCAGAGGAAATCCCACCGGTGCCCGAGAACCGCTTCCTGCTGCGACGGGACATGCCATCTCAGGATGATAAAACAGAGAT AGTTGAGAAAGATGAAGCGTCTCTTTCAGCTGACCAGAAACCAGCCGTCTCCAAGTCTGGACGGAAGATTAAAGGCAGAGGAACAATG AGATATCACACCCCCACAAGATCTAAATCGTGCTCTGCATCTGTGGAAGAACGCGGCAGCAGTGAAACTCCGCCACACTGGaaagaagagatgaagagaaCCAAAGTTTATCAACCGCCGAGTGTCGAGAGATGGAGCAAAGGAGACAA ATTGAATGACCATTCCTCAAGCAGATGGGACGACAGGAGCGACTCAGTGTGGTCCCGGTCTGCAGAACACTCCTCGGACCGCAGCTCCGAGAGGTCCAGCCTGCGCCGCCagcagaagaaagagaagaagaaagccaAACACAAGAAGAAGGCCAAAAAACAGAAACGTGGCAAGAAGAAGAGCTCTGAGAACAAACCTCAAGAGCCTCTCCCCTCAGTGGGTGAGAAGTCGGTGTCTTCAGAAAGAAAGTCCAGATCCCGCTCTCCATCCCGCTCCTCTTCAAATCAGCATAAGTCACCCACTCGGAGGAGACGGCGGTCCTCGCTGTCTTTCAGAGACTCACGATCCTACTCTAAATCCTACACATCCAGTCGGTCCAGATCAAGAGGGAGGTCCAGGTCTTATTCAAGATCCAGAAGCCTTTCTAGGTCTAGAAGTCGGTCTTTTTCTAGATCCAGATCTCAGTCCTATTCCCGATCCAGATCAAGATCAAGATCCAGGTACAGATCTAGGTCTTTGTCTCCAACCAGAAAGAAGAGTTCATCCAGATCCCCAAGAAAGAGGAAAGCCAGCAAGCCCAAAGCGGACGCCATGATGCCCGAGAAGCTTCCAGAGAGCAAGGTTAAGCCCGTCCCCAGACTCCCGAGCGTCCCTGCTCCTGAAAGCGCCCCTGTGATCCCCATGAGCGACAGTCCCCCACCCTCACGCTGGAAACCCGACCAAAAGCCCTGGAAGCCCTCTTACATCCACATTCAGGAGATTAAAGCTAAAGTAGCTACCAACTACGCCGCTGGACAAACAGCAGCGAGTGTTTCAGAAAAAGCTCCAACTTCCGTCGCACCAAAGTGTCTGCCTGGTGACTCTGAAAGCCACAAATCTGCAGGGCGCTCACACAGCAGGTCCACCAGAAGCAAGTCCTACAGCCGCTCGTACAGTCGCTCAAGGAGCAGAAGTTAcagcaggtccaggtccagaTCCCCTCATCAGTATAACAGCAGGTCGTCCTCCTACAGCAGATCAGACTCTGAAAACTCCCAGAAGGCATGCAGCAACAAGAAGAACTCACTAGACAAGGAATGGAAAGAGTATTACAGCTCTCTGAGGAGGATAAAGAATTTAGATAAGTACATTTCACTCACCGGCAGTCAGGATGCTCAGTCAGGATCGGAGAAGGGGGCAAGCTGTGGGCGTAGTCCTGATATCAGCGACTCTTTGgagaaaataaaagagacacaggatcaAGAGACGAAGCATCACGGCTCAATGCCGGCAGAGAGCTTTAACAGCAGGTCTGAATGGGACAGTGACAGTGATAAAGTGAGCCAAAGCAACAGCGCTGCCCtgtcaaaaaagaagaaacaggcAGCTCAGTCCAGCGAGGTGCTTGACAAGAAGTTGTCTGCTCTCACTGGATGGAATTCAGAAAGCGATTCTGAAAATATAACCGCCAAGACGTTGGCCATATCTgaaaaagaggaaggagaggctAGTTCAGAATCAGACTATGAGACCTCCAAGAAGACGTCGGAGGCAGTGGCCGAGTTGGCACACAAgatcgctgctgctgctgctgctgctgctgctgctgctgctgcagctgctgctgacgGTGATAAGTCAGAGGAAAAACCTGAGAAGGCCGCAGAGCCCGAGAAGCACAAGAGCAAGAAGAAGGCCAAACGTAAGCACAAACGAAAACGAAGAAGTGAGAACAAAAGCGGTAAGGACAAAGGAAAGAGATCGAAGAGGAAACATCTGAAGCTCAAAGAGACTTTTCACTGGCAGCCTCCTTTGGAGTTCGGagacgaggaagaagaggatgaatCGAAACGAGAGAAACGAAGTCCTGGTAGAGCTGTCAAAGCGAGGCCTGGTGTAGGCGATGAAAAATTAACCTCTTTAAACAAGAATCCgaccagagaaaaagagagggcgCAACAGAGAGCAAAAGAATGTATCAACAAAAACCccaaacacactgagcctcaTCTTCAGTCGTCCAACAGGAACGGTGCTGATTTACCCAGCGTCAAAGAGCAGGAGGCGTTAGATGATATGGACATTTGTACCCCAGATCATAATGCTGAAATTGTAGAACCTCCAGTTATGCAGGATTTGTATAATAACGCCCCCGAGTTAACCCTAAAATCTACCTCAAAGTCTTCAGATATGGCGAGCAGAGATAGTGCTTTACCCCACAGCAAAGAGCAGCCTTCTCTTACCTCCACGACAGCAGCTGGTGGACCACAAGATGAAGCTGGTAAACCTACCGGCACCGCCATTAATTTCAAATGGAGGCCTTTGAAAGGAATGTCAGCTCTACAGAACGTCAATGTGCCGCCTGTCGCCACAAAAAACGTCCAACTTCAGGAGAACCTGAACCCCAACACGCAGGCAGTGAGGATGGAGATAAAAAGCAAAAGCCGGGTCCGGCCGGGATCGCTGTTCGACGAGGTTCGTAAGACGGCGCGGCTCAACCAGAGGCCGAGAAACCAGGAGAGCTCTAGCGAGGAGAGATCCCCCTCTGTGGGAAACACACGGGCGACGTCCCGCACGCGGTCCCCGAAGAAGTCGCACTCCGTTTCCAGTCACCGGTCCCGCTCCAGAGGCTGGTCCCACTCCTACAGCAGGTCCAGGAGCAGATCCCgcagctccagctcctcctccag GAGCCGTAGCAGGAGTCGGAGGAGACGTGGAAGAGGACGGTCGCGCTCTCGTAGCAGCAGAtatcacaggagtcacag TCGGACGTACAGTAGAAGTCATTCCAGAAGTCGCTCATATAATCGCCGTCGGAGATCCAG GTCGGACTCCTACGACAGCTATTCCAGTCGGAGTCGCAGTGCGAGCAGGAGACGAGGGCGCAGACGAAGTGACAGCTACAGGAGTTCGGACCGCCGATCCCG GTCGTACCGCTCCTCCAGCCGCAGTACTTCCAGGCGCAGAAGTCACAGTCGCAGCAGTCGGTACAGTTGA